One segment of Apus apus isolate bApuApu2 chromosome 1, bApuApu2.pri.cur, whole genome shotgun sequence DNA contains the following:
- the ZPLD1 gene encoding zona pellucida-like domain-containing protein 1 translates to MEQVWLLLLLTIKVLSVTAQFNGYNCDANLHSRFPAERDINVFCGVQTITMKINFCTVLFSGYSETDLALNGKHGDAHCRGFINNNTFPAVVIFIINLSTLESCGNTLVVSSARGINAYGNTSVVQIGNVSGYIDTPDPPTIISYLPGLLYKFSCSYPLEYLVNNTQLASSSAAISVRENNGTFISTLNLLLYNDSTYSQQLLIPSTGLPLKTKIYAAVRATNLDGRWNVLMDYCYTTPSGNPSDDLRYDLFFSCDKDPQTTIIENGKSQMGRFSFEVFRFVKHKNQKMSTVFLHCVTKLCRADDCPFLVPICSNRERRDAGGRTTWSPQSTSGNAVISAGPIITRSDETPTNNSQLAHPDGPPFQLNSVTSALISGVVVLGITSIFFFVCSLTLLHRKWPDSSVLSGIRNPVFN, encoded by the exons ATGGAACAGGTATGGTTACTGCTCCTGCTGACGATTAAAGTGCTTTCAGTGACTGCTCAGTTCAATGGATACAACTGTGATGCTAACCTCCATAGCAGGTTTCCTG ctgaacGAGACATCAATGTTTTCTGTGGAGTACAGACAATTACTATGAAGATAAATTTTTGCACAGTTCTTTTCTCTGGTTATTCTGAGACAGATCTGGCACTGAATGGGAAACATGGGGATGCCCACTGCAGGGGTTTCATCAATAACAACACCTTTCCAGCAGTGGTCATTTTCATCATCAATCTGAGTACTTTGGAATCCTGTGGAAACACCCTAGTG GTATCCTCAGCTCGAGGTATCAATGCTTATGGAAATACCTCAGTGGTACAGATAGGTAATGTTTCAGGCTATATTGATACACCAGACCCACCAACAATTATCAGCTATTTGCCTGGGCTTCTGTACAAATTTAGCTGTAGCTACCCACTGGAGTACTTGGTTAACAATACCCAACTTGCTTC GTCATCAGCTGCTATTTCTGTAAGAGAGAATAATGGTACATTTATCAGCACTTTGAATTTATTGCTTTACAAT gattCAACCtacagccagcagctccttaTTCCAAGTACAGGTTTACctttgaaaaccaaaatatatGCAGCTGTAAGAGCAACCAACCTTGATGGCAG GTGGAATGTTTTGATGGACTACTGTTACACCACGCCATCTGGTAATCCTAGTGATGATCTTCGATATGATCTTTTTTTCAG CTGTGACAAGGACCCTCAGACAACTATAATTGAAAATGGCAAGAGCCAAATGGGCCGGTTTTCCTTTGAGGTGTTCCGCTTTGTGAAGCACAAGAACCAGAAGATGTCTACAGTCTTCCTTCACTGCGTGAcaaagctgtgcagagcagaCGACTGTCCCTTTCTTGTGCCA ATTTGCAgtaacagagaaagaagagacGCTGGTGGGAGAACAACCTGGAGCCCTCAGAGCACCTCTGGCAATGCTGTAATCTCTGCTGGCCCCATCATTACAAGGAGTG ATGAGACGCCAACCAACAATTCGCAGCTTG CTCATCCAGACGGACCTCCTTTCCAGCTGAACTCAGTCACCAGCGCACTGATTTCGGGTGTTGTTGTCTTAGGAATcacaagcattttcttttttgtatgttCCCTAACTCTTCTGCACAGAAAGTGGCCTGACAGTTCAGTCTTGAGTGGCATTCGAAACCCAGTTTTCAATTGA